The segment ATGGGCATGTCGCATGTGGCCATCACCGACCACGGCAACCTCCACGGGTCGTACGACTTCTTCCATCAGGCCAAATCCGCCGGCGTCACCCCCGTCATGGGCATCGAGGCCTATCTCGCCCCCGAGTCGCGGCACTACAACAAGCCCGTGAAGTGGGGCGCGCCGCACCAGAAGGGCGACGACGTCTCCGGCGCCGGCGCGTACACCCACATGACCATCTGGGCACGCAACGTCACCGGGCTGCACAACCTCTACCGCGCCCAGTCCCGCGCCTCCTTCGAGGGGTTCTTCCGTAAGCCCCGCATGGACCGCGAGCTGCTGTCGCTGTACGCCGAGGGCCTGATGGGCACCACCGGCTGCCCGTCCGGCGAGGTGTCGACGAGGATCCGTCTCGGGCAGATGGACGAGGCGCTGAAGGCGGCCGGGGAGTACCAGGACATCTTCGGCAAGGAGAACTTCTTCGTCGAGATCATGGATCACGACATCGACATCGACCGCCGCGCGCGCGACGGCCTGATGGAGGTCTCCAAGAAGCTCGGCGCGCCCTTCGTCGTCACCAACGACTCGCACTACACCTACGCGCACGAGTCGGCGGCCCACGACACCCTGCTGTGCATCCAGACCGGCTCGAACATCTCCGACACCGGCCGCTTCAAGTTCGACGGCTCCGGCTACTACCTGAAGTCCGCCGCCGAGATGTACGCGATCGACTCCTCCGACGCCTGGCAGGACGGCTGCCGCAACAGCCAGCGCCTCATCGCCGACCGGGTCGACACCGCCGGCATGTTCGAGTCCAAGAACCTGATGCCGCGCTTCGAGGTCCCCGAGGGGTACACGGAGATCAGCTGGTTCCGCGAGGAGGTCATGCGCGGCATGCAGCGCCGCTTCCCCGGCGGCATCCCGGAGGACCGGCAGAAGCTCGCGGACTACGAGATGGACACCATCATCCAGATGGGGTTCCCGGGGTACTTCCTCGTCGTCGCCGACTTCATCATGTGGGCCAAGAACAACGGCATCGCGGTGGGCCCCGGGCGAGGATCCGCGGCCGGTTCGATCGTCTCGTACGCGATGGGCATCACCGACCTCGACCCCGTCCCGCACGGGCTGATCTTCGAGCGGTTCCTCAACCCCGAGCGCATCTCCATGCCCGACGTCGACATCGACTTCGACGAACGCCGGCGCGCCGAGGTGATCCGCTACGTCACCGAGAAGTACGGCTCCGACAAGGTCGCCCAGATCGCGACCTACGGCACCATCAAGGCCAAGAACGCGATCAAGGACTCGGCCCGCGTGCTGGGTTACCCGTACGCGGTCGGCGACCGGATCACCAAGGCCATGCCTGCCGACGTCCTCGGCAAGGGCATCCCGCTGTCCGGCATCCTCGACAAGGACCACCCCCGCTACAGCGAGGCGGGCGAGGTCCGGGCGATGTACGAGAACGAGCCGGACGTGAAGAAGGTCATCGACGCCGGACGCGGCATCGAGGGCCTGGTCCGGCAGATGGGCGTCCACGCGGCCGGCGTGATCATGTCCAGCGAGCCGCTGATCGACCACGTGCCGATCTTCTCGCCCAAGAACGACGGCGCGGTCGTGACCCAGTGGGACTACCCGAGCTGCGAGTCGCTCGGCCTGCTGAAGATGGACTTCCTCGGCCTGCGCAACCTGACGATCATGGACGACGCGGTCAAGTCGATCAAGGCCAACAAGGGCATCGACATCGACCTGCTCTCCCTCCCGCTCGACGACCCCAACACCTACTCCCTGCTCGGGCGCGGTGACACCCTCGGCGTCTTCCAGTTCGACGGCGGCCCCATGCGCTCCCTCCTGCGCATGATGAAGCCCGACAACTTCGAGGACATCTCCGCCGTCTCGGCCCTGTACCGGCCCGGCCCGATGGGCATGAACTCGCACATCAACTACGCGCTGCGCAAGAACAAGCAGCAGGAGATCACCCCGATCCACCCCGAGCTGGAGGAGCCCCTCAAGGAGGTCCTCGGCGTCACCTACGGCCTCATCGTGTACCAGGAGCAGGTGCAGAAGGCCGCCCAGATCCTCGCCGGGTACTCGCTCGGCGAGGCCGACATCCTGCGCCGCGTCATGGGCAAGAAGAAGAAGGAGGAGCTCGACAAGAACTTCGCCTTCTTCCAGGAGGGCTGCAAGAAGAACGGCTACTCCGACGCCGCCATCCAGGCCGTCTGGGACGTCCTGGTCCCCTTCGCCGGCTACGCCTTCAACAAGGCCCACTCGGCCGCGTACGGCCTGGTCTCCTACTGGACCGCCTACCTGAAGGCGAACTACCCGGCCGAGTACATGGCCGGGCTCCTGACCTCGGTCAAGGACGACAAGGACAAGATGGCGCTCTATCTCAACGAGTGCCGCCGCATGAAGATCAAGGTCCTGCCGCCGGACGTCAACGAGTCGGACGCCAACTTCACCCCGCGCGGCGACGACACGATCGTCTTCGGCCTCACCGCGGTCCGCAACGTCGGGCAGAACGTCGTGGAGTCGATCGTGCGCTGCCGGAAGTCGAAGGGGAAGTACGAGTCCTTCCCCGACTTCCTGGACAAGGTCGATGTCGTGGTCTGCAACAAGCGGACCGTCGAATCGATGATCAAGGCAGGCGGCTTCGACGAGCTCAACCACACCCG is part of the Streptomyces sp. NBC_01262 genome and harbors:
- the dnaE gene encoding DNA polymerase III subunit alpha, with translation MTDQPFTHLHVHTQYSLLDGAARLKDMFKACNEMGMSHVAITDHGNLHGSYDFFHQAKSAGVTPVMGIEAYLAPESRHYNKPVKWGAPHQKGDDVSGAGAYTHMTIWARNVTGLHNLYRAQSRASFEGFFRKPRMDRELLSLYAEGLMGTTGCPSGEVSTRIRLGQMDEALKAAGEYQDIFGKENFFVEIMDHDIDIDRRARDGLMEVSKKLGAPFVVTNDSHYTYAHESAAHDTLLCIQTGSNISDTGRFKFDGSGYYLKSAAEMYAIDSSDAWQDGCRNSQRLIADRVDTAGMFESKNLMPRFEVPEGYTEISWFREEVMRGMQRRFPGGIPEDRQKLADYEMDTIIQMGFPGYFLVVADFIMWAKNNGIAVGPGRGSAAGSIVSYAMGITDLDPVPHGLIFERFLNPERISMPDVDIDFDERRRAEVIRYVTEKYGSDKVAQIATYGTIKAKNAIKDSARVLGYPYAVGDRITKAMPADVLGKGIPLSGILDKDHPRYSEAGEVRAMYENEPDVKKVIDAGRGIEGLVRQMGVHAAGVIMSSEPLIDHVPIFSPKNDGAVVTQWDYPSCESLGLLKMDFLGLRNLTIMDDAVKSIKANKGIDIDLLSLPLDDPNTYSLLGRGDTLGVFQFDGGPMRSLLRMMKPDNFEDISAVSALYRPGPMGMNSHINYALRKNKQQEITPIHPELEEPLKEVLGVTYGLIVYQEQVQKAAQILAGYSLGEADILRRVMGKKKKEELDKNFAFFQEGCKKNGYSDAAIQAVWDVLVPFAGYAFNKAHSAAYGLVSYWTAYLKANYPAEYMAGLLTSVKDDKDKMALYLNECRRMKIKVLPPDVNESDANFTPRGDDTIVFGLTAVRNVGQNVVESIVRCRKSKGKYESFPDFLDKVDVVVCNKRTVESMIKAGGFDELNHTRKGLSAVFESMIDNVVAVKRKEAEGQFDLFGDLGGDDADSGTAFGLDTPIGEDEWEKGFLLTQEREMLGLYVSDHPLFGIEHVLNDKTDAAIAALNGGDYSDGAIVTIGGIISGMQRKMTKQGNAWAIATVEDLAGSIDCMFFPASYQLVSTQLVEDSIVFVKGRLDKREDIPRLVAMELMVPDLTDAGRDAPVTISIPTVKVTPPLVARLGEVLASHKGNTEVRVRLQGARKTTVLRLDRHRVTADPALFGDLKQLLGPTCLGVAQQQQAG